In a genomic window of Oncorhynchus kisutch isolate 150728-3 linkage group LG9, Okis_V2, whole genome shotgun sequence:
- the LOC109897078 gene encoding CTD nuclear envelope phosphatase 1A, with amino-acid sequence MLKTRQCLLGIRTFLGVTSRIWGFFLYILRKHLRTVIQYQTVRYDTLPLSPISRNRLNAVKRKILVLDLDETLIHSHHDGVLRPTVRPGTPPDFILKVVIDKHPVRFFVHKRPHVDFFLEVVSQWYELVVFTASMEIYGSAVADKLDNNRNILKRRYYRQHCTLDLGSYIKDLSVVHDDLSSIVILDNSPGAYRSHPDNAIPIKSWFSDPSDTALLNLLPMLDALRFTADVRSVLSRNLHQHRLW; translated from the exons ATGCTGAAGACCCGACAGTGTCTACTTGGCATCCGCACTTTCCTAGGTGTAACGTCCAGAATATGGGGCTTCTTCTTGTACATTCTCAGGAAGCACCTACGCACG GTTATCCAGTACCAGACAGTGCGGTATGACACTTTACCCCTGTCCCCTATCTCCAGAAACAGACTCA ATGCAGTAAAGAGGAAGATTCTGGTGCTGGATCTAGATGAGACGCTGATCCACTCTCACCACGACGGGGTCCTCAGACCCACAGTGAGACCCGGCACACCACCAGACTTCATCCTCAAG GTAGTCATTGACAAGCACCCTGTCAGATTCTTTGTACATAAAAGGCCGCACGTCGACTTCTTTTTAGAAGTG GTCAGCCAGTGGTATGAGCTAGTAGTGTTCACAGCCAGTATGGAGATCTATGGCTCGGCAGTGGCAGACAAGCTGGACAACAACCGGAACATCCTGAAACGCAGATACTACAGACAG cattgtaCGTTGGATCTAGGTAGCTATATTAAAGACCTGTCAGTAGTACACGACGACCTGTCTAGTATCGTCATCCTGGACAACTCGCCTGGAGCTTACCGGAGCCATCCAG ACAATGCAATACCTATCAAGTCCTGGTTCAGTGACCCTAGTGACACAGCACTCCTTAACCTGCTGCCTATGCTAGATGCACTTAG GTTCACCGCTGACGTCCGGTCCGTCCTCAGTCGAAACCTCCACCAGCACCGGCTCTGGTGA